The following proteins are encoded in a genomic region of Nymphalis io chromosome 16, ilAglIoxx1.1, whole genome shotgun sequence:
- the LOC126774272 gene encoding uncharacterized protein LOC126774272, with amino-acid sequence MQRIISLAKTVITNEIPRSFNIFAANSSIFQNVTKEKLLPTNLPLINQVCGFKVKGLVRRRCKSCYFVSRQERLYIICPAHPRHKQMARKPKPLNTWILTHASQSKVRPW; translated from the coding sequence ATGCAGAGAATTATTTCATTAGCCAAAACGGTAATAACGAATGAAATACCaagaagttttaatatattcgcTGCTAATTCAAGCATATTCCAAAatgtaacaaaagaaaaactacTACCTACAAATCTGCCACTAATAAATCAAGTTTGTGGCTTTAAAGTAAAGGGTCTTGTTAGACGGCGATGTAAATCCTGCTACTTTGTATCAAGACAAGAAAGACTCTATATTATTTGTCCAGCACATCCCAGGCATAAACAGATGGCTAGAAAACCAAAACCACTAAATACTTGGATATTAACTCATGCTAGCCAAAGTAAAGTAAGGCCATGgtga
- the LOC126774147 gene encoding E3 ubiquitin-protein ligase RNF146-B, with translation MLQLSVCQKIRNCEAYVLSKMDKDSQEQDCAICLQKYHHPTRLPCGHIFCFLCVKGIAIQSKKCAMCRMEIPHDYFDHPDLIEKLGLEEIASEGDTEKYQWYYEGRNGWWKYDERSNMDLENMYSSGETECLLLLAGTIYCVDFHNMIQIRRSDPTKRRRVKRDIPTLPSKGIAGIKKVELSHTEVLDSNHENSESNENEEGIQVGSPNLVPGNYSTNTPTSPISVDDLIDNLRQIDLHPDDPLSTEQDVTQNSADT, from the exons ATGCTCCAACTATCAGTCTGTCAGAAAATAAGAAATTGTG AAGCGTATGTACTTTCGAAAATGGATAAAGATAGCCAAG aacAAGATTGTGCTATTTgcttacaaaaatatcatcacCCAACACGATTACCCTGTGGCCATATCTTCTGTTTTCTCTGTGTTAAA ggcATTGCAATACAGAGCAAAAAATGTGCCATGTGTCGTATGGAAATACCACATGATTATTTTGACCATCCAGATTTGATAGAAAAGTTGGGTCTTGAAGAAATAGCTTCTGAAGGTGATACTGAAAAATATCAGTGGTACTATGAAGGGCGAAATG gatGGTGGAAATATGATGAGAGAAGTAATATGGATTTAGAAAATATGTATAGCTCTGGTGAGACTGAATGCTTATTATTGCTAGCAGGCACAATATACTGTGTTGATTTTCATAACATGATACAAATACGTCGCAGTGACCCTACTAAACGCCGCAGAGTAAAAAGAGATATACCAACCTTGCCCTCCAAAG gtATTGCAGGGATAAAAAAAGTTGAGCTAAGTCACACAGAAGTATTAGATTCtaatcatgaaaattcagagagTAATGAAAATGAAGAAGGTATTCAAGTTGGAAGTCCCAATTTAGTTCCTGGTAACTACAGTACAAATACACCAACTTCACCCATATCAGTTGATGATCTTATTGACAATCTAAG GCAGATTGATTTACATCCAGATGATCCTTTGAGTACAGAACAAGATGTGACACAAAACTCAGCAGACACTTGA